The proteins below are encoded in one region of Campylobacter rectus:
- a CDS encoding tetratricopeptide repeat protein: MKNLIVLILFAIAAMAGESKKGELSPEKEAFLNARYEEFKKSCAQKDARACKRVILFYQKQAKKQNEKDIREAMQILLGACKDGKFDACAAAGEMHINNKDFIAAREILSPACDSGYQDACVQYGKILEADGAPGKDEKRAKKLYETACEKGSALGCEHLGLAIGSSAPQQAVGYMRKACEMDAWRCFRFGTMAMPYGAEETIKALVRSCHETDMLAGCIMLAKYHEKELREISGEAEVKRLYARLCELVPHGEHCQKAR; the protein is encoded by the coding sequence ATGAAAAACTTGATTGTGTTGATACTTTTTGCTATCGCGGCCATGGCCGGCGAGTCTAAAAAAGGCGAACTCAGCCCCGAAAAAGAGGCATTTTTAAATGCGAGATACGAGGAGTTTAAAAAATCGTGCGCCCAAAAGGACGCGAGAGCTTGCAAGCGAGTGATCTTGTTTTACCAAAAACAGGCCAAAAAGCAAAATGAAAAAGACATTCGCGAGGCGATGCAAATTTTACTCGGCGCGTGCAAGGATGGCAAATTTGACGCGTGCGCGGCGGCAGGCGAAATGCACATAAACAACAAAGATTTCATCGCCGCAAGGGAGATTTTGAGCCCGGCTTGCGATAGCGGCTATCAGGATGCTTGCGTGCAGTACGGCAAAATTCTTGAGGCTGACGGCGCGCCAGGCAAGGACGAAAAACGCGCGAAAAAGCTATACGAAACCGCATGCGAAAAGGGTTCGGCGCTAGGGTGCGAGCATCTAGGGCTAGCGATCGGTAGCAGTGCGCCGCAGCAGGCCGTGGGCTATATGCGCAAGGCGTGCGAGATGGACGCTTGGCGATGTTTTAGATTCGGCACGATGGCGATGCCTTACGGGGCAGAGGAAACGATAAAAGCGCTTGTTAGAAGCTGCCACGAAACGGATATGCTCGCAGGCTGCATCATGCTGGCTAAATATCACGAAAAAGAGCTACGCGAGATCTCCGGCGAGGCTGAGGTGAAGCGGCTGTACGCGCGCCTTTGCGAGTTGGTGCCGCACGGGGAACACTGCCAAAAAGCGCGGTAA
- a CDS encoding DUF4304 domain-containing protein has product MKAKFDELIAQVKPLFKDNGFTKNGLNFYKNTPEFIYVVNFQKSSGNTAFKTRFYVNCGIYGAFIDAATRKETVSKPKEYECHFRERISSIIDSKTAYYEINENTDTAALCKNLSSDLKAAFIFFDEIKTERNLIGLMLERNGLAVIDQLFEYLLIKHEQEILIRQALNLFQKYGNEARWKIFEGRINGLLKKYEKDEIKFERI; this is encoded by the coding sequence ATGAAAGCAAAATTTGACGAGCTCATAGCCCAAGTAAAGCCGCTATTTAAAGATAACGGCTTTACTAAAAACGGGCTAAATTTCTACAAAAATACTCCCGAATTTATATATGTCGTAAATTTTCAAAAAAGTAGCGGCAATACTGCATTTAAAACCAGATTTTACGTAAATTGCGGCATTTACGGCGCATTTATCGACGCCGCAACCCGTAAAGAAACCGTCTCAAAACCCAAAGAATACGAATGCCATTTTAGAGAAAGAATTTCATCTATCATAGACTCCAAGACCGCCTACTATGAAATCAATGAAAATACCGACACGGCAGCGCTTTGCAAAAATTTATCAAGCGATTTAAAAGCGGCGTTTATATTTTTTGACGAGATAAAAACCGAACGAAATTTGATTGGTTTGATGTTGGAGCGAAACGGCCTAGCGGTGATTGACCAGCTTTTTGAATATTTACTCATAAAGCATGAGCAAGAAATTTTGATCCGCCAAGCGTTAAATTTATTTCAAAAATACGGAAATGAAGCTAGATGGAAAATTTTCGAGGGGCGTATAAACGGATTGCTTAAAAAATACGAAAAAGACGAGATAAAATTTGAAAGAATTTAA
- a CDS encoding SelT/SelW/SelH family (seleno)protein, with protein MEVKITYCNSUNYRPVASRVEDEFLSQIPGANVSKIVGSGGNFIIEVDGKIIFSKKDLIGTEVNALPNYEEIVALVDNVKKSV; from the coding sequence ATGGAAGTAAAGATTACATATTGCAATTCTTGAAACTATAGACCGGTAGCTTCTCGTGTAGAAGATGAATTTTTAAGTCAAATTCCAGGCGCTAATGTTAGCAAAATCGTCGGTAGCGGCGGAAACTTCATAATCGAAGTAGATGGAAAGATAATCTTTTCTAAAAAAGATCTCATCGGCACAGAGGTAAATGCCCTGCCAAATTACGAAGAGATCGTTGCTCTAGTCGATAACGTTAAAAAATCAGTTTAG
- the dnaE gene encoding DNA polymerase III subunit alpha — protein sequence MSDFTDFTHLHLHTEYSLLDGANRIKELAKTLKSQGVKAAAITDHGNMFGAIDFYKTMKNEGIKPLIGIEAYIHNGEELGDKSTKQRFHLCLIAKNEIGYKNLMYLSSMSYIEGFYYYPRINKKILKEHSEGIICSSACLQGEVNWNLNQSERNLRFGAGGYEAAKEAALWYKDVFGDDFYLEIMRHGIGDQRRIDDEILRLAKELNIKVIATNDTHYTFKQRAGAHEVFMCIAMNKLLDDPNRLRHSVHEFYVKTPAQMSELFADIPEAVTNTQEIVDKCDLTIKLGDATPPNFKFTLEYAAERNLSLPEPDKRYSIPNDSVLFEHECRQGLEDRLKFVPAERHEEYRTRLQREIDIINKMNFPGYMMIVWDFINEAKKRGVPVGPGRGSAAGSLVAYSLKITDLDPLPYNLLFERFLNPERVSMPDIDVDFCQNRRGEIIDYVIEKYGKFNVAQVITFGKLLAKGVIRDVARVCDMPYAEADAMAKLILDEIGITLEQAFEKEPKIGELIATNSNANRIWKFALDLEGLNRNAGMHAAGVVISNEELWNKTPLFRQPNAEEDHFVTQYSLKYLEDVDLIKFDFLGLKTLTVIDNAVKLVKKRFGKEIIWEQVNKNDPKTYETISSGQTLGLFQIESEGMQKVGADMRPDCFEDIIAMISLYRPGPMDLIPDFIKRKHGLEPITYIFPELEPILEPTYGVIVYQEQVMQIVQTIGGFSLGGADLVRRAMGKKIKEEMDRLKGKFIEGAQAQGLDGKKSGELFELILHFASYGFNKSHAAAYTYVTFQTAYLKTYYPAEFMAALITSEETNADKISRYIDECKRLDIAILPPSVNKSAKEFSVVSEGGKDAIIYGLGAIKGVGGAAIENILEEQAKGEFKDIDDFVSRVDNFKVNKKVFESLIKSGSFDSFGLTRKMMLNNLDNIVEACKNAATIKKNAAESLFGDDESMATVKTSLVRDDSELELKTKLKFELESVGIYLSGHPLDEYREQISKIKYTLSDKFDELPENGEMLLVGKIENLTTRISKKNGKKMGTIEMLDLYGTVEIAVFDRQLGAVESMSPDERDLPHVFKVRYSKDGQFMRINLDKILSLEEAANMDFSHPLEKFKEQIEQIKHTPSKDFGKIDKTSEILVVGKISEAAKIVSKKTGREFMMLSIMDLFSTFKVAAFDPEMSLVENLTDEQREAPLAFKVRYSRDDQGARINLIDVVSLEDARDMNFQSRSFRQRKSENGNYQGGRQGGLAGENRAKRELEDLVLELNLDEANKEIIAQIYRAAIGEHRAAADKNNKRLIIRIKDAQECRALVYTTEFIVGDGFGERALGLRQAV from the coding sequence ATGAGCGATTTTACAGATTTTACGCACCTGCACCTGCACACGGAGTATTCGCTGCTAGACGGCGCCAACCGTATCAAAGAGCTAGCCAAAACGCTAAAAAGCCAAGGCGTAAAAGCCGCAGCCATCACCGACCACGGCAATATGTTTGGCGCGATAGACTTTTATAAAACGATGAAAAATGAAGGAATAAAGCCGCTAATCGGCATCGAAGCTTACATCCACAACGGCGAGGAGCTGGGGGATAAAAGCACCAAGCAGCGCTTTCACCTCTGCCTCATCGCCAAAAACGAAATCGGCTACAAAAACCTGATGTATCTTAGCTCGATGAGCTATATCGAGGGGTTTTATTATTATCCGCGTATCAACAAAAAGATACTAAAAGAGCACAGCGAGGGCATCATCTGCTCCTCAGCGTGCCTGCAAGGCGAGGTGAACTGGAACCTCAACCAAAGCGAGAGAAATTTGCGTTTCGGCGCGGGCGGATACGAAGCTGCGAAAGAAGCCGCACTGTGGTACAAAGATGTCTTTGGCGATGATTTTTATCTCGAGATCATGCGCCACGGTATCGGCGATCAGCGCAGGATCGACGACGAAATTTTGCGCCTAGCCAAAGAGCTAAATATCAAGGTTATCGCAACTAACGACACGCACTATACGTTTAAGCAACGCGCGGGAGCTCACGAGGTTTTCATGTGTATCGCGATGAACAAACTGCTTGACGATCCAAACCGCCTGCGCCACAGCGTGCATGAGTTTTACGTCAAGACGCCAGCGCAGATGAGCGAGCTTTTCGCCGATATCCCCGAAGCCGTCACAAATACGCAAGAAATCGTTGATAAATGCGACCTCACGATCAAGCTAGGCGACGCGACGCCGCCTAATTTTAAATTTACGCTCGAATACGCCGCCGAGCGAAATTTGAGCCTGCCCGAGCCTGATAAACGCTACAGCATACCAAACGACAGCGTGCTGTTTGAGCACGAGTGCAGGCAGGGGCTAGAAGATAGGCTTAAATTCGTCCCCGCAGAGCGCCACGAGGAGTACCGCACCCGTTTGCAGCGCGAGATAGATATCATAAACAAGATGAACTTCCCGGGCTATATGATGATCGTTTGGGACTTTATCAACGAAGCTAAAAAGCGCGGCGTGCCAGTGGGGCCGGGACGCGGCTCTGCGGCGGGCAGCCTAGTAGCCTATAGTCTAAAGATCACAGACCTTGATCCGCTGCCGTATAACCTGCTTTTCGAGCGTTTTTTGAACCCGGAGCGCGTGAGCATGCCCGATATCGACGTGGACTTTTGTCAAAACCGCCGCGGCGAGATCATCGACTACGTCATCGAAAAATACGGTAAATTTAACGTCGCGCAAGTTATTACATTTGGTAAGCTGCTGGCAAAAGGCGTCATCCGCGACGTCGCGCGCGTATGCGACATGCCGTACGCCGAGGCCGACGCGATGGCTAAGCTCATCCTCGACGAGATAGGCATCACGCTGGAGCAGGCCTTTGAAAAAGAGCCAAAGATCGGCGAGCTGATAGCTACTAACTCAAATGCCAACAGAATTTGGAAATTCGCCCTTGATCTTGAGGGTCTAAACCGAAACGCCGGCATGCATGCCGCGGGCGTGGTCATCTCAAACGAGGAGCTGTGGAACAAAACCCCGCTTTTTCGTCAGCCAAACGCCGAGGAGGATCACTTCGTCACGCAGTATAGTCTAAAGTACCTAGAGGACGTGGACTTAATCAAATTTGACTTCCTGGGGCTAAAGACGCTAACCGTGATCGATAACGCCGTCAAGCTCGTAAAAAAGAGATTCGGCAAAGAGATCATCTGGGAGCAGGTCAATAAAAACGACCCCAAAACCTACGAGACGATCAGCAGCGGCCAGACGCTGGGACTGTTTCAGATAGAGAGCGAAGGCATGCAAAAAGTCGGAGCCGATATGCGCCCAGACTGCTTCGAGGATATCATCGCGATGATCTCGCTTTACCGCCCGGGTCCGATGGATCTTATACCTGATTTTATCAAGCGCAAACACGGTCTGGAGCCTATCACGTACATTTTCCCCGAGCTTGAGCCGATCCTAGAGCCCACATACGGCGTCATCGTATATCAAGAGCAGGTTATGCAGATCGTGCAGACTATCGGCGGCTTTTCGCTAGGAGGCGCCGATCTCGTGCGACGCGCGATGGGTAAAAAGATAAAAGAGGAGATGGATAGGCTAAAGGGTAAATTTATCGAAGGAGCGCAGGCACAGGGGCTAGACGGTAAAAAATCGGGCGAGCTGTTTGAGCTTATTTTACACTTTGCTTCGTATGGATTTAACAAATCCCACGCCGCGGCCTACACCTACGTGACCTTTCAAACGGCGTATTTGAAGACTTATTATCCGGCCGAATTTATGGCGGCTCTCATCACCAGCGAGGAGACCAACGCCGATAAGATTTCGCGCTACATCGACGAGTGTAAGCGCCTAGATATCGCTATCCTGCCGCCGTCGGTCAATAAATCGGCCAAAGAATTTTCAGTCGTTAGCGAAGGCGGCAAAGACGCCATCATCTACGGTCTGGGCGCGATAAAGGGCGTCGGCGGCGCGGCGATCGAAAATATCCTAGAGGAGCAGGCTAAGGGCGAGTTTAAAGATATCGATGATTTCGTCTCGCGCGTGGATAACTTTAAGGTAAATAAAAAAGTCTTTGAAAGCCTGATAAAATCGGGCTCGTTTGATAGCTTCGGCCTAACGCGCAAGATGATGCTAAATAACCTCGATAACATCGTAGAGGCGTGCAAAAACGCCGCGACTATCAAGAAAAACGCGGCTGAGAGTCTGTTTGGCGACGACGAGAGTATGGCGACGGTTAAAACTAGTCTCGTGCGCGACGACTCCGAGCTCGAGCTAAAAACCAAGCTCAAATTTGAGCTGGAAAGCGTGGGTATCTACCTCTCGGGTCACCCGCTAGACGAGTACCGCGAGCAAATTTCAAAGATAAAATACACGCTAAGCGATAAATTTGACGAGCTACCCGAAAACGGCGAGATGCTGCTCGTGGGCAAGATCGAGAATCTAACGACAAGGATCAGCAAGAAAAACGGCAAAAAAATGGGCACTATAGAGATGCTCGATCTGTACGGCACTGTCGAGATCGCGGTGTTTGACAGGCAGCTTGGCGCGGTTGAGAGTATGAGCCCCGACGAGCGCGATCTGCCGCACGTTTTTAAGGTGCGCTACTCCAAAGACGGGCAGTTTATGCGCATAAATTTGGATAAAATTTTAAGCCTCGAAGAGGCTGCAAATATGGATTTTTCGCATCCGCTTGAAAAATTTAAAGAGCAAATCGAGCAGATAAAACACACGCCTAGCAAGGACTTCGGCAAGATAGATAAAACCAGCGAGATTTTGGTCGTGGGTAAGATTTCCGAGGCTGCAAAGATCGTCAGCAAAAAGACGGGCAGAGAGTTTATGATGCTAAGCATCATGGATCTTTTTAGCACGTTTAAGGTCGCGGCCTTTGATCCCGAGATGTCGCTCGTGGAAAATTTAACCGACGAGCAAAGAGAGGCGCCGCTAGCCTTTAAGGTGCGCTACTCCCGCGACGATCAGGGCGCTCGCATAAATCTAATCGACGTCGTGAGCCTGGAGGACGCGCGCGATATGAATTTCCAAAGCAGGAGCTTTAGACAGCGAAAAAGCGAAAACGGCAACTATCAGGGCGGTCGTCAAGGCGGCCTAGCCGGCGAAAATAGAGCTAAAAGGGAGCTTGAGGATCTGGTTTTGGAGCTAAATTTGGACGAAGCGAACAAAGAAATCATCGCGCAAATTTACCGCGCCGCCATCGGCGAACACCGTGCAGCAGCCGATAAAAACAACAAACGCCTGATTATCCGCATCAAGGACGCGCAGGAATGCCGCGCACTGGTTTATACGACGGAGTTTATCGTAGGCGACGGGTTTGGGGAGAGGGCGTTAGGTTTAAGGCAGGCCGTTTAG
- a CDS encoding DJ-1 family glyoxalase III, with translation MKKVAVIFADGFEEIEGVSIVDVLRRGGVEAHMVGLDKLPITGAHGMKFVCDMTLYDLEIEEYDMLVLPGGYPGVTNLSGNLKMRETIKKFDKKGKFVAAICAAPIALGVAEVMKGEFTCYPSCEANVEGGTYVSDKNVVQSGNIITSKGPATAMEFALQLVKILNGEQVYNEVKDGLLFVK, from the coding sequence ATGAAAAAAGTTGCCGTGATTTTTGCCGACGGGTTTGAGGAGATAGAGGGCGTTAGCATCGTCGATGTGCTTAGACGAGGCGGCGTGGAGGCTCATATGGTCGGGCTTGACAAGCTACCTATTACAGGCGCTCACGGGATGAAATTCGTATGCGATATGACGCTTTACGACCTTGAGATCGAGGAGTATGATATGCTGGTTTTGCCGGGCGGGTATCCCGGTGTCACAAACCTCTCCGGCAATCTAAAAATGAGAGAGACGATCAAAAAGTTTGACAAAAAAGGCAAATTCGTCGCCGCTATTTGCGCTGCGCCGATAGCTCTTGGGGTGGCCGAGGTGATGAAGGGCGAGTTTACTTGCTATCCTAGCTGCGAGGCTAACGTCGAGGGCGGAACGTACGTGAGCGACAAAAACGTCGTGCAAAGCGGAAATATCATCACTTCAAAGGGTCCCGCCACCGCGATGGAGTTTGCTTTGCAGTTGGTTAAAATTTTAAACGGCGAGCAAGTTTATAACGAAGTGAAAGACGGTCTTTTGTTTGTAAAATAG
- a CDS encoding flavin reductase family protein has product MAIIKVDLQKLYRILNPGATTLVSAKYGDDVNAMAITWAQALDYDKVTIVPHNGSCAGTLIEKSGYFAVQIPTTAQAELVSELDAENNSRFDNADKMKNVEIFYKEEFDVPLIAGCTAWLVCKRIPEPHNEQSYDLFIGEVVAAYADERVFDGGHWLFEKIPDELKTLHYVAGGRYYLDGKAIDTKRTPIGGE; this is encoded by the coding sequence ATGGCGATCATAAAAGTAGATCTACAAAAATTATACCGTATCCTAAACCCAGGCGCGACGACGCTCGTATCGGCCAAATACGGCGATGACGTCAATGCAATGGCGATAACGTGGGCGCAGGCACTTGACTACGACAAGGTTACCATCGTGCCGCATAACGGCTCATGCGCGGGGACGCTCATCGAAAAGAGCGGGTATTTCGCCGTGCAGATCCCTACGACCGCGCAGGCGGAGCTGGTTAGCGAGCTGGACGCCGAAAACAACTCGCGCTTTGATAACGCGGACAAGATGAAAAACGTGGAAATTTTTTATAAAGAGGAGTTCGATGTGCCGCTGATCGCGGGCTGCACCGCATGGCTCGTTTGCAAGCGTATCCCCGAGCCTCACAACGAGCAGAGTTATGATCTTTTCATCGGCGAGGTCGTCGCGGCATACGCGGACGAGAGGGTCTTTGACGGCGGACACTGGCTGTTTGAAAAGATCCCTGACGAGCTAAAAACGCTTCACTACGTCGCCGGCGGTCGGTACTATCTGGACGGCAAAGCGATAGATACCAAGCGCACGCCCATAGGCGGCGAGTAA
- a CDS encoding ABC transporter permease yields MREIFKKSILILAIFAIWQVVCELEIFTPYILPSPAATLKTMYGMSLSGELATHTIISFKRIFVGYALSFALALVLGGIAALLPKISVYYEWILEFFRNIPPLSLIAILVLWFGINETPKIIIIILASFFPMFLSIQKGLTSCDIKLIEVGKIFGFSKFEIFYKIILKSALKDIFVGMRIGFGYAMRAIIGAEMIAASSGLGYLILDAEELSRADRIFVGIFTIGVCGVLIDRLFLLLIAKFSLLRGEK; encoded by the coding sequence GTGAGGGAAATTTTTAAAAAGAGCATTTTGATCCTAGCGATCTTTGCCATCTGGCAGGTCGTTTGCGAGCTAGAAATTTTCACGCCGTATATCCTGCCAAGTCCGGCAGCGACGCTAAAGACGATGTATGGCATGAGCCTAAGCGGCGAGCTTGCTACGCATACGATCATCAGCTTTAAGCGCATATTTGTAGGATATGCTCTTTCTTTTGCTTTAGCGCTCGTGCTTGGCGGTATAGCGGCACTTTTGCCAAAGATCAGCGTTTATTACGAGTGGATACTGGAGTTTTTTAGAAACATCCCGCCGCTTAGTTTGATTGCCATTTTAGTGCTTTGGTTTGGTATAAACGAGACGCCAAAGATCATTATTATCATCCTAGCCTCGTTTTTCCCGATGTTTTTAAGTATCCAAAAAGGGCTAACGAGCTGTGATATAAAGCTTATCGAGGTTGGTAAAATTTTTGGCTTTAGCAAATTTGAAATTTTTTACAAGATCATCCTGAAAAGCGCGCTAAAAGATATCTTTGTCGGTATGCGAATAGGCTTTGGCTACGCCATGCGCGCGATCATCGGAGCTGAAATGATAGCGGCTTCAAGCGGGCTGGGCTACCTCATACTTGACGCTGAGGAACTTTCGCGCGCGGATAGGATATTTGTGGGCATTTTTACGATCGGCGTTTGCGGCGTGCTCATAGATAGGCTGTTTTTGCTTTTGATAGCGAAATTTAGCCTTTTGCGAGGTGAGAAATGA
- a CDS encoding ABC transporter substrate-binding protein, whose translation MRKFFKVLCAASLLCLVANASEGLDKIGMTYVKSPLNVPSIVDKFKGFYAKSFGVPVEYSEITSGAKQTQALASNSLQFLNCVGGTSVILAAANKADIKIISAYSRAPEAFVIFSKDQNIKSPKDLKGKKVAGPKGTILNELLVRYLALGGLGINDVEFISMGIPAAQAAVENGSVDAALLAGPAAYNAQKSGLNVVTTGKGVITPVIVTATSGEFYKKHKDVVEKFKKAQDEILDYIKANEDEALKFTAEETGLSIEAVKSMYPQYDFSSKITADDIKALEATQEFMFESKMIEHKIDIKSLLLN comes from the coding sequence ATGAGAAAGTTTTTCAAGGTTTTGTGTGCAGCCTCTTTGCTTTGCCTAGTCGCAAACGCAAGCGAAGGCCTAGATAAGATCGGCATGACCTACGTCAAATCGCCGTTAAACGTCCCATCGATCGTCGATAAATTTAAAGGCTTTTACGCGAAGTCTTTTGGCGTGCCGGTCGAGTACTCCGAGATCACCTCAGGTGCGAAACAAACGCAAGCGCTCGCTTCAAATTCGCTCCAGTTTCTAAACTGCGTGGGCGGCACTTCGGTTATACTAGCGGCTGCAAATAAGGCTGATATAAAGATCATAAGCGCTTATTCAAGGGCGCCAGAGGCATTTGTGATATTTTCTAAGGACCAAAACATAAAGTCGCCAAAAGATCTAAAAGGCAAGAAAGTAGCAGGTCCAAAAGGCACGATCTTAAACGAGCTTTTGGTTAGATACCTAGCTCTTGGCGGTCTAGGCATAAATGACGTAGAGTTCATCTCTATGGGCATCCCGGCTGCGCAAGCCGCAGTTGAAAACGGCAGCGTCGATGCAGCGCTTCTTGCGGGTCCGGCAGCCTACAACGCCCAAAAATCAGGCCTAAATGTAGTCACAACCGGCAAAGGCGTCATCACTCCGGTCATCGTCACCGCAACAAGCGGGGAGTTTTATAAAAAGCATAAAGACGTCGTTGAGAAATTTAAAAAGGCTCAGGACGAAATTTTAGACTACATCAAGGCGAACGAGGATGAGGCGCTTAAATTTACGGCCGAGGAGACTGGGCTAAGCATAGAGGCGGTAAAGAGCATGTATCCTCAGTACGACTTTAGCTCAAAGATCACGGCTGATGACATAAAAGCCCTTGAAGCTACGCAAGAATTTATGTTTGAAAGCAAGATGATAGAGCATAAAATCGATATAAAATCGCTTCTATTAAACTAA
- a CDS encoding RNA recognition motif domain-containing protein → MNIYVGNLSYRMTEAELKDTFAPFGEVKRAKIVKDRDTNRSKGFGFVEMENDADALKAIEALNNKEVGGRALRVNESKPKE, encoded by the coding sequence GTGAATATTTACGTCGGTAACTTGTCATATCGTATGACTGAGGCAGAGCTTAAGGATACATTTGCGCCGTTTGGCGAAGTAAAACGCGCAAAAATCGTCAAAGATCGCGATACGAATCGCTCCAAAGGATTCGGATTTGTCGAGATGGAGAACGATGCAGACGCGCTAAAAGCGATCGAAGCGCTAAACAACAAGGAAGTAGGCGGCAGAGCTCTAAGAGTAAACGAATCTAAACCTAAAGAATAA
- a CDS encoding tRNA glutamyl-Q synthetase, whose protein sequence is MNQKIISRIAPTPSGFLHAGNVYNFLLTYLFTRAFDGILHLRIDDYDLPRYRRQYVENIFRVLDMLGVDFDGGPGGVGEFEAEFSSKFRLGAYKNALKKLEQKGVCYACECSHSMKNSFKNGIYTRVCADKNLKFKKNETAMRLSTIDGAQINVRQNLINFDALGCDSCGEARMAGGLWSNAQKAQDGTANGLKNLTNLRGFGGGKPGDKKFNLNAVENPKKCILNSANSDGLNLTDEAAFETEKFAQTQSVNLAQNLGDFVVWKKDDTPAYNLASLVDDEILGVNLLVRGEDLLACSAAQKYMAQMLGYVFENANFIHHGLLVQSGKKLSKSSRAPAVNVADGAKIHYKFAALKLGLDASKCDTLSNLLEMFKEKFGR, encoded by the coding sequence ATGAACCAAAAAATCATCTCCCGTATCGCTCCGACGCCAAGCGGCTTTTTGCACGCGGGCAATGTTTATAACTTCTTGTTGACCTATCTTTTTACCCGTGCGTTTGACGGGATTTTACACTTAAGGATCGATGACTACGACTTGCCGCGCTACCGCAGGCAATACGTGGAAAATATCTTTCGCGTGCTTGATATGCTGGGCGTTGATTTTGACGGCGGACCCGGCGGAGTGGGGGAATTTGAAGCCGAATTTAGCTCGAAATTTCGCCTCGGCGCTTACAAAAACGCGCTAAAAAAGCTCGAACAAAAGGGCGTTTGCTACGCTTGCGAGTGCTCGCACTCGATGAAAAACTCGTTTAAAAACGGCATTTATACGCGGGTTTGCGCGGATAAAAATCTTAAATTTAAAAAAAACGAAACGGCTATGCGGCTAAGCACTATCGACGGAGCGCAAATTAACGTTCGGCAAAATTTGATAAATTTTGACGCTTTGGGGTGCGACTCCTGCGGGGAGGCGAGGATGGCGGGCGGGCTTTGGAGTAATGCGCAAAAAGCGCAAGACGGCACGGCAAACGGTTTAAAAAATTTGACAAACTTGCGCGGCTTTGGCGGAGGCAAACCCGGCGATAAGAAATTTAACCTAAATGCGGTAGAGAATCCGAAAAAATGCATTTTAAATTCGGCAAATTCGGACGGCTTAAATTTGACGGACGAAGCAGCGTTTGAGACGGAAAAATTCGCGCAAACTCAAAGCGTAAATTTGGCTCAAAATTTGGGCGATTTCGTCGTTTGGAAAAAGGACGACACGCCCGCGTATAATCTTGCTAGCCTCGTGGATGACGAGATATTGGGCGTAAATTTACTAGTGCGAGGCGAAGATCTGCTCGCGTGCTCGGCGGCACAAAAGTACATGGCGCAGATGCTGGGCTACGTTTTTGAAAATGCAAATTTCATCCATCACGGCCTGCTGGTACAAAGCGGCAAAAAGCTATCCAAAAGCTCGCGCGCACCGGCGGTAAACGTAGCGGACGGCGCCAAAATCCACTATAAATTCGCCGCTCTTAAGCTCGGGCTCGATGCATCAAAATGCGACACTTTGTCAAATTTGCTTGAGATGTTTAAAGAGAAATTTGGCCGATAA
- a CDS encoding ABC transporter ATP-binding protein gives MIEISNLSKHFFINGKRIDVLRELNLSIKKDKITVILGRSGCGKTTLLRLIAGLESVSLGEIKFKEQAKIGFVFQEARLMPFLNVYENIVFPLKKHEIEAAKIDSWISMIGLSDFKFAAVSQLSGGMSSRVSLARVLAYEANLILMDEPFAALDAFTRASMQAEILKIQAGKTILFVTHNIDEALFLADEIILLEKGGIKSNYDLSNLARPRDLLSEELIAVKRKILSEI, from the coding sequence ATGATAGAAATTTCAAATTTATCCAAGCATTTTTTTATTAATGGCAAGCGAATTGACGTTTTAAGAGAGCTAAATTTAAGCATAAAAAAAGATAAGATCACCGTCATACTTGGCAGGAGCGGATGCGGTAAAACGACGCTTTTACGCCTCATCGCCGGTCTTGAGAGCGTAAGCCTAGGCGAGATAAAATTTAAAGAGCAGGCAAAGATAGGCTTCGTCTTTCAAGAAGCCCGCCTCATGCCGTTTTTAAACGTCTATGAAAACATCGTTTTTCCGCTTAAAAAGCACGAGATAGAGGCTGCAAAGATCGATAGTTGGATATCTATGATAGGGCTTAGCGACTTTAAATTTGCCGCAGTTTCACAGCTATCCGGCGGTATGAGCTCGCGCGTTTCGCTTGCTAGGGTGCTTGCGTACGAGGCAAATTTGATCCTCATGGACGAGCCATTTGCTGCGCTTGACGCGTTTACTAGAGCTAGCATGCAGGCTGAAATTTTAAAAATACAAGCCGGTAAAACTATCCTTTTCGTCACTCACAACATCGATGAGGCGCTATTTTTGGCTGATGAGATCATCTTACTTGAAAAGGGCGGGATAAAGTCAAACTACGACCTATCAAATTTAGCAAGGCCAAGAGATCTGCTAAGTGAGGAGCTAATAGCCGTAAAACGCAAAATTTTGAGTGAAATTTAG